The Coprobacillus cateniformis DNA window GGGGTGGTGCTGTTGCAGCTCACCAGCTAGAAGGTGGTTGGAATGAAGGCGGGAAAGGAGTGAGTGTTGCTGATGTGATGACTGCTGGGGCTAATGGTGTTGCCCGCCGTATTACAGATGGTGTTTTAACAGGAGAAAACTATCCTAATCATGAAGCCATTGACTTTTATCATAGATATAAAGGAGACATTGCTTTATTTGCTGAAATGGGATTCAAATGTTTTAGAACTTCAATTGCCTGGACTCGTATTTTCCCCAATGGTGATGAATTAGAGCCTAATGAGGAAGGATTAAAGTTCTATGATGATTTATTTGATGAATGTTTAAAGTATGGTATTGAACCCGTTGTGACATTATCTCACTTTGAATTACCATATCATTTGGTTACAGAATATGGTGGTTTTAGGAATCGTAAGTGTATTGAATTCTTTGTCAGATTTGCTGAAGTCTGCTTTAAAAGATATAAAGATAAAGTAAAATATTGGATGACATTCAATGAAATCAATAATCAAGCAAACTATCAGGAGGATTTTGCACCTTTTACCAATTCAGGTATCAAATATGAAGAAGGAGAAAATCGTGAAGAAATCATGTATCAGGCTGCTCACTATGAGTTAGTAGCAAGTGCAAAGGCAGTAAAAATTGGTCATGAAATTAATCCTCATTTTCAAATTGGGTGTATGATTGCGATGTGTCCAATCTATCCGCATTCATGTGATCCTAAAGATATGATGATGTCAGTAGGAGCAATGCATAAACGCTACTGGTTTACAGATGTGCATGTGCGAGGATATTATCCATCATTCATGGTGAAGTTCTTTGAAAGACAGGGATATGATCTTGATATCACAGAACAGGATGAAGAAGATTTATTAGATGGAACAGTAGACTACATAGGATTCAGTTACTATATGTCATTTTGCACAAAATATCAAAGAGAGAATCCAAACTATGATTATGATGAAACAGCAGATCTGGTAACAAATGAATATGTCAAGGCAAGTGACTGGGGCTGGCAGATAGATCCAGAGGGATTAAGATATTCATTGAACTGGTTCTATGATCACTATCAATTACCAATGTTTATTGTAGAGAATGGATTTGGTGCAATTGATGTCAAAGAGGCAGATGGAACAGTTAATGATCAATATCGTATTGATTATTTAAGAGCACATATAGAAGCAATGAAAGCAGCAGTTGATATTGATGGTGTTGATTTAATGGGATATACACCTTGGGGATGTATTGATTTGGTTTCTGCTGGAACAGGAGAAATGAAGAAGAGATATGGATTTATCTATGTAGATAAAGATAATGAAGGAAATGGAACATTAGAAAGAAGTAAGAAGAAGTCATTTGAGTGGTATAAGAAAGTGATTGCTTCTCATGGTGAAGATTTAAGTGATTAGTGCTCAAAAGAGCACTTTTCTTTTCTCATTTTGAAAATTGATTTCACAAAATGAAAAAAGAAAAATCATAAAAAGAAACAAGGTATACTGAAGACAGAGGTGAAAACATAATGAAAACATTTAAGAAAGATTTTTTATGGGGAGGAGCCATTGCTGCTAATCAGGCTGAAGGGGCTTATCTGGAAGATGGAAAAGGAATCAATGTAACCGATGTCTCAAGGGGATTGGTTTATGAACCAGATGAAAAGGTTATAGATGGGAAATTCTATCCAACTCATGAGGCTATTGATTTTTATCATACGTATAAAGAAGATTTAAAGTTAATGAGTGGAATGGGATTTAACTGTTTTAGAACATCTATTTCCTGGGCGAGAATATTTCCTCATGGTGATGAAAATGAGCCCAATGAAGCGGGTTTGAAATTTTATGATGATTTGTTCAATGAAATGAATGAACTTGGTATGGAACCGATTGTTACCATTTCTCACTATGAAACACCATTGCATTTATATGATGAATATGGTGGATGGGAAAATAGAAAATTAATTGAATTCTTTACAAGATATTGTAAAGTCATCTTTCAACGTTATAAAGATCAGGTAAGATATTGGATGACATTTAATGAAATTAATAATGTTCATACAATTCCCTTTGCAGCAGGAGCGATTAAACCGGAGAAAACAGATCATTCAATGCAATGTAGATTTCAAGCTGCTCATAATATGTTTGTAGCTAGCAGTAAAGCAAATAAGTTATGTCATGAAATTATTCCAGAAGCAAAAATTGGATGTATGTTGTCATTAAGTGGTATTTATCCTCATACATGTAAACCAGAAGATGTATTGGGGGCTTATCAATTGAGAAGGCGTTCTTTATTTTTTAGTGATGTGATGATGAGGGGATATTATCCAAGTTATGCAAATCGTTGGTTTGAAGAACATCATGTTCATTTAGATATACAGCCAGGAGATTTAGAAATTATCAAAGAATATCCTAGTGATTATTTGGGCTTTTCTTATTATCGAACAACAACATATAAAGATGGAATGCCAATCTTAGGGCATACTGGTGGATTAATTGGTGAAAAAAATCCTTATTTAAAAGAAACGCCATGGGGATGGCAAATAGATCCTATTGGTTTTAGATATGTTTTAAATGAATTATATGATCGATATCAAAAACCACTATTTGTTGTAGAAAATGGAATGGGAAATGTTGATGTTTTAGAAGGTGATCAAATTCATGATAATTATCGTATTGATTATTTAAGAAGTCATATTCAGCAAATGAAGGAAGCAGTTGCTGATGGTGTTGATTTAATGGGATACACATATTGGGGGCCTATAGACATTGTTTCAGCTGGAACAGGGGAAATGAAGAAGCGATATGGCTTTATTTATGTGGATAGAGATAATGATGGAAAAGGAACTGGAAAGCGTTATAAGAAAGATTCATATGAATGGTATAAAAAAGTCATAGAAAGTAATGGCGAAGAATTAGATGATTAGATAAAATGCTGTTATGAAGACAATATAAAATAGCACTCAAAGTGCTATTTTTATATTGTCAAGTTATTTAGTGGATATAGATTGCTTAACCAACATCCGTAGAATTTATGAATCATTTTTTAAGAATCTTATACATTGGCTTAAGTAAAATTATATGTTATATACTTTGAATAATAATAAAAGGAGTATTTTGTTAAATAATAATCCCCTGATGGATAAGTCTAGACAGTGTTTTGGTATACTCTTCCATAGATTCAAAATTTGGATTTTCAAGCCACTCTCTAAGTAACATAATAAATCCACCAATATAAATATTTAAACTTCTTTGAACTTCTTCAGATACAGAATACTCTTTAATAAGAGATTCTAATATCACTCTTTTAATATCGTGATAGAAATAGAAAGAAAAATCTTGATTAGCTAATACATTATAAGTCTCAAAGTCATTCTTTAAGATATCCATTGTTTTGTTTAATAAGAGATCAATCTTATTAACTAGTAATTCTTCTTGATGTTTATTTGTAAAATGGATGAGTTGATTAAGAAAATCTCTTTGAAAACTTTCCCACAAATCAATTGTATCTTTATAATGTGCATAAAAAGTCCCTCTACTTATATTAGCAGTATGAATAATATCAGTGACAGTAATTTTTGTGGCAGGTTTTTGTTTTAATAATTCGATATAGGCATTCTTTATTAATATTTTTGAACGCATAGCATTTCTATATTCATTTCGCATAATTTTCCCCTCCAATTCTATACAAATAACCCTTATTTATCTAAAATTAAACAAATCTTAATATATTGCATATTGTTGTCTTGTTTTTTTCTTATTATAATATAAGTAAGATTAAAAAGGTATATTATTTTATGAAAATATATCTGGGAGGAGGAATGAATTATGTTTAATTTATATCGCATGAATCATCGCTTACAATGCTTGAGTTTCAATGCATTCCGTCAGTTATGTCAAAGGCATAATGCAAAGATAGCAGACAAAAACTTAAAAATCATTCTTCATATTATGAAAGATAATCCTCACACAGTTCTCAATGAAGATTATCACCCAATTCTTTTAATTGAAATCACAAAAGAAACTGATCAAAAAGTATGTAATGATTTTAAACCTATTTTAGAGGAATATCTTATTCAAGAAATTAAATAATAAAAATAATGTTATAAAAGATGATGTCAAAAAGGAGCACTTTGAATAAAAAAGGTGCTTTTTCATATGCAAAGATATCGTTTTCATCTATATCATGCTTGAAATATCACTGTACATATGTTATGATATCGGCGAAATGAAACTGGCATTGAGATATGAAACTCAAGCGAGAAGCCAAGGGGTTAGGACCCTTTGGCTTTTCTAGGCTTTTCATCAGATATGTTCTGTAATGATTTTATCAAAGATATTGAAATACTTATTAGAAATTGAGAATAATATAGGAAAAGATTGAAGAATATAAAAATTTGGAAGGTGGTTGTCAATGAAAACAATAGCAATCGTAGCAACAGGTGGAACAATTGCAGGAACTGGTCAAGCTGGGAAAACAGTTGCCTATCATGCAGGTGAAATGAATGTCAATGAGATTATAAAATCAATTCCCATGCTTAAAGATGTTGCAGATCTTAGAGAATATCAATTCATGAATATTGATAGTAATGAAATGAATCCTTCAAGATGGATAGAATTGGCAAATAAAATGAATGAAATTGTGTTAGATGAAAAAATTGATGGGGTGGTTGTAACCCATGGAACGGATACTTTAGATGAGACTGCTTATTTTTTAACATTAACACTTAATACTTCTAAACCGGTTGTCGTCACTGGAGCAATGCGTCCAGCAACGGCGACTTCAGCTGATGGTCCATACAATTTATATCAAGCAGTTTGTCTGGCTGCAAGTGAAGATGCGCATCACCAGGGTGTTATGGGACTGTTTTCAAATACAATCTATTCTGGTAGAGATATTCAAAAAGTCAATAATTATAAAGTTGATGCTTTTGATCAAAAAGCATTTGGCTGTTTAGGATATATGCAAGACCAGGAAGTTTATTTTTTCTCACGTACATTCAAGTTACATACACTGGCATCGCGTTTTTCTAAACAACATCTTATAGATTTGCCATCAGTAGCTATTGCTTATTTTTATGCTGGGGCGTCTGCACAATTATTATATGATATGGCAAGAAACCATCATGGTATTATATTAACTGGTTCGGGAAGTGGGAATTATAGTCAAGAATGGTTGGCGGCCATTAATGATTTATCTAAGCAGGGGATTGTTTTTGTAAGAGCATCACGAGTAAATCAGGGAATTGTTTTTGATGATGCTGTATTTGATCCTCAACATTATTGTATTTCTGCAAATACATTGTCAGCACAAAAAGCAAGAGTGCTTTTAATGTTAGCATTATCGCAAACACAAGATCGAGAAGTGATAAGGGAGATTTTTAATGAATATTAAAAAGAAGGGAATTATTTTTACAGTCATTGCAACATTAATATTTGGAATTACACCTGTGATTGGTAAGATGACTTATGCAATGGGGAGCAATGGTATTCAATTGGCTTTTCTCAGGCATTTATTTGTTGTCCCATTGTTTTTATTTATTGTTGTTTATCAGAAACTGTCTTTGAGGCTTACAAAGCAACAGTACTTAGATGTATTCAAGGTAGGATTCTTTGGCAATACATTGACGGTTGTCATGTTGTATATGTCATATAGTTATATTCCTGTAGGTAGTGCAACAGTATTACATTTTTTATATCCTTTATTTGTTTGTTTATTTAACTTCTTGTTTTATAAACAGACTTTAAATCAAAAGCAAATGTTATGTTTGGCTTTAGCTATTGTTGGGGTATTTTGTTTTATTGATAATACATCTTCATCTATGATTGGATTTGTATTGGCAGTGACTTCAGGGATTTTCTTTGCTTATTATATGATTGGAATGGATCATTCTTCAATTCGCAATATAAGTCCCTATGTTTTTAATTTTTATCTTGTGATTATGAATACAGTTGTTATCTTTTTATTAGGCTTATTGACAAAGAGCCTGTCAATCATGCCAATTGAAGGATATATATTATCTGCTATCGTTGCTATTTTTGCATCGTTAGTGGGTGTGGTGCTTTTACAATTAGGAATTCGTTGCTTAGGAGCTTCTTTAACAGCGATTTTATCAACTTTAGAACCTATTACAAGTATTGTTATTGGCTTTCTATTTTTGGGAGAAACTCTAACTGTTTTAAAAATAATAGGATGTTTATTAGTACTTCTTTCTACTTTTATACTTGTGAAAAATCAAACTGCTGCAGGAGAATAAAAATGACTATTGAACAATTGATAACGAAATTGCAGGAAAAAGATCGTTTTATATTAGCAATTGATGGAATGTGTGGTTCTGGAAAATCGACTCTAGCCTTGGAACTGGCACATATATTTAATGCACATGTCTTTTGTATGGATGATTTTTTCCTGCCACAGGAATTAAGAACTTTAGAAAGATATCATATGCCAGGGGGGAATGTTCATTATGAACGTTTTCTGGAAACTGTTTTAAAACCATTATCTGAATATAAAACAATTCACTATCAACCATTTGATTGCACCAAGATGAAATTGATATCAGATATACAAGAAATACCCTATACTCCTTATAATATTATTGAAGGAAGTTATGCTTTAAGACCTGAGTTAGTACCTTATTATACAGATATCATCGTTTTAAAGATAACTCAACAACAACAAATTGAACGATTGACAAATCGTAATCCTGAAAAAGTATCAACTTTTATTGAACAATGGATTCCTTTAGAAAATCAATATTTTGAATATTACAATATCTATGAAACATATCCAGTCATAACATTATAATTGAAACATATAATATATGGGTGATATGATGATATTGACGGATCATGAGGTTAAAACTTGTTTGGTGTATGTGTTAACACCAATACTTCAAAAATATTCTATTGAGATTAAAGAGGCACATCTTGCTATTCATGATGTAATTGAATTGAATGCAATTGTTGCTTATCAAGATCGTATTATTGATCTTGCAACAACATTTACAATTGGATATAAAGATCATAAATTATGTTTTGATAATATGAAAGGGAAGGTTGAATATCTTTTTTTACAATTAAATGTAGTCAGTGTTTTACAACAACTTATACATGATGATCATTTTGTGGTTCATAACAATTCTTGTTATTATAAAATAGATTTACCAATTCAAGAATTAACTATAGAAGATGAACATTTATGTATCTCTTTAAAGGAATAAACAGAGTATTTTCTGTTTGTTTTTTTATTTTTATAATGAGAAAAAAACACCTTCAATATAATAAGGTGTTCTCTTATTTATCTTTCGTAAGAACTTCATCAATAAGACCATATTCTAAGGCATCATAAGCATTCATGAAATAATCACGATCAGTATCCTTTTTTATCTTTCTTAATGGTTGAGAAGTCATTTCAGATAATAATTTATTTAATTTTTCTTTTTGTCTTAATATATGCTTTGTGGTAATTTCAATATCGCTTGCTTGTCCATTCGTTCCACCTAATGGCTGATGAATCATGATTTCACTATTTTGTAAGGCACAACGTTTTCCTTTTTGTCCAGCAGCCAATAAAAAAGCGCCCATGCTGGCAGAAAGACCAATGCTTATTGTTGACACATCACACTTTACAAAATTCATGGTATCATAAATTGCTAGACCAGCAGAGACACTACCTCCTGGTGAATTGATATACATATAGATATCAGCACTTGAATCAAGTGATTCTAAGTATAATAATTGGCTAACAATAGAACTGGCAACCTCATCATTAATTTCTCCACATAACATAATAATACGATCTTCTAAGAGTCTAGAGAATATATCATAAGCATATTCTTTAGATTGTTTTTTTAAAATTACAGTTGGTATAAAGTGCATTTCCTATAACCTCCATAGTTCATTATAGAGTGATTTTCATTGAATATTCATAAAATTAAAAGGAATGTGAATTGTCTTTCATGTTTCATCAAATAATGGAAATTTTATTTTTTAAAATGGAAAAAAGTGTTTATTTTTATATATATTGTGTTGGAAAAAGTCTTTTTCTGCTTGGAAGTGTTTACATTGTGTCTCTTGTGAATTTTTTTATATATTCGTTACAACTTTTATTGATTTATTTAGTTTTGTAGACTATAATAGAGGCATAAAATAAATCAAGGAGGATGTCAAGAAAATGGCAGTAAAAGTAGCAATTAACGGTTTCGGACGTATTGGACGTCTAGCATTTAGACAAATGTTTGGTGCTGAAGGATATGAAATTGTAGCAATTAACGATTTAACAGATCCTAAGATGTTAGCACATTTATTAAAATATGATTCAGCACAAGGAAGATATGCTTTAGCAGATACAGTGGTAGCTGGTGAAGATTCTATCACAGTTGATGGAAAAGAAATCAAAATTTATGCAAAAGCTAATGCAGCTGAATTACCTTGGGGAGAATTAGGAGTAGATGTAGTCTTAGAATGTACTGGATTCTATGTATCTAAAGCTAAATCTCAAGCTCATATTGATGCAGGAGCTAAAAAAGTTGTTATCTCTGCACCAGCAGGAAATGACTTACCAACAGTTGTATTTGGTGTAAACGAAGGTATCTTAACTGCAGATGATACAATCATTTCAGCAGCTTCTTGTACTACAAACTGTTTAGCACCAATGGCTAACGCTTTAAATAACTTAGCTAAAATCAAATCAGGTATCATGTTAACAGTACATGCTTACACTGGTGACCAAATGGTATTAGATGGACCTCATAGAAAAGGTGATTTAAGAAGAGCTCGTGCAGCTGCTGTTAATATCGTTCCTAACTCTACAGGTGCAGCTAAAGCTATTGGTTTAGTTATCCCTGAATTAAATGGTAAATTAATTGGTTCAGCTCAACGTGTACCAGTTCCTACTGGATCAACAACTATCTTAACTTCAGTTGTTGAAGGTGAAGTAACAGTAGAACAAGTTAATGCAGCTATGAAAGCAGCAGCAACTCCATCATTCGGATATACTGAAGAACAATTAGTATCTTCTGATATTATCGGAATTAACTACGGATCATTATTCGATGCAACTCAAACTATGGTTAAACCATTAGATAACGGAACTACTGAAGTTCAAACTGTTGCTTGGTATGATAACGAAAATTCATATACTTCTAACATGGTTAGAACTATTAAATATTTCGCTGAATTAAGTAAATAATGATGAGAGTCCCATGAGGGACTCTTTTTTATCTTCACAACAATTGATGTTGAAAAATATGAGAGATAAACTTAGATGATAAAGAAATTTATTCTGATATATTTATACTGACAATACGCTGAGTTTCACTTTCATATATTCAATAATGATTTGGTGATTGTTATGCGTTTTTTATATGCGAAACATTGTGTGAAGATTCAGTAGTCAATGGAAACCTACGATTGATTAATGTTTTGTTGAAGAAAAATAAAGATTCTATAATCATATTTCTATTTCTGATGAAATATGAAATGAAGTGATTTATTTGAAATCGCTCAAGTATAACTGTGATTGATATGGCTCATAGTATGAATATCGAACTGAGATATGAAAGCATTGAAGTTTAGAAACATGCAGAATATCTTAAAGGACTACAATATGATAGAGGATAGTCATATGATTTAAAGAATCTTCATTTTTATAACAAATACTAGTATTGTAGATATTTTTTCTTTGCATATCTTTTGACCTGTTTTCTAAAATCAGTTATAGTAAGGATGATATAAAGGGAGGAGAAAAATGATGAATACAACTATTATTTTAGGATTACTCATTCCATTTATAGGAACAACATTAGGATCTGCTTGCGTATTCTTTATGTCTAAGAAAATGAGTACGCTTGTTCAAAAGATATTATTAGGTTTTGCTTCAGGAGTCATGATAGCTGCTTCAGTTTGGTCATTACTTATACCAGCAATTGATATGTCAGAATCTTTAGGTAAATTTGCGTTTTTGCCTGCAGCAATTGGCTTTTTGCTTGGAATTGGATTTTTGTTAGTGTTGGATCATACTGTGCCACATATGCATTTGGATAATGAGATAGAAGGAAAGAAATCTCAGTTACAAAAAACAACTATGTTGGTTTTGGCTGTGACATTACATAATATTCCTGAAGGAATGGCAGTTGGAGTTGTTTTTGCAGGTGTATTGATGGGGAATAGTGATGTTTCTTTAATGGGAGCACTTGCTTTAGCTATTGGAATTGCTATTCAGAATTTTCCAGAGGGTGCTATTATATCAATGCCGCTAAAGAGTGAAGGAATATCTAAAGGTAAGGCTTTTTTGTATGGAACTGCTTCTGGTATAGTTGAACCTATTGGTGCTGTAATAACAATACTTTTATCTCAATTTGTTGTTCCTATTTTACCATATTTATTGGCTTTCGCAGCTGGTGCGATGATTTATGTTGTTGTAGAAGAACTGATACCGGAAGCTTCAAAAGGAGCGCATTCAAATATTGCGACAATTGGATTTGCCATTGGATTTGTTGTGATGATGGTTTTAGATGTGGCATTAGGATAGTCATTTGTGATATAATAATAAAAGATATGAGGTGACCATAATGGATTTGCATGAATCTGGAGAAATGTATTTAGAAACAATTTTAATGTTAAAAAATAAGAATCAGTATGTGAGATCTATTGATATTGCGAATACAATGAATTTTTCAAAACCAAGTGTTTCGCGTGCAATTAAACTTTTAAAAGAATCTCAATTAATTATTGTTGATCAAAAAGGTTATATTGATTTTACTGCAGAAGGCAGAAAAATTGCTGAAAATGTGTATAATCGTCATACGACGTTAACACAGTTTCTCATTAATTTAGGTGTTGGTGAAAAGCAGGCAGAGGATGATGCTTGCCGTTTAGAACATATTGTGAGTGAAGAGACTTATCAATGTATACAGAAATTTTTAAAAGAGCAGTCGTAAAGATTGCTTTTGTTGTTTTTGTGGTTATAGAATTGTTTACCAAGAACTTGAAAAAGTTGCATTTTATATATATTTACGCAACAATATATGCTATAATATCAATGCATATATAATTAAGTAGCATAATATGTGCTAAAAATTTGAAAAGTCATGTTCGTTTGTCTTATAACTCATCTTGGTAAATTGAGAATATATATTTATTTTGATAATATGTTATCGGTTTTTGAAGAAATAGATGTTGTTGGTTATATTTTGTGGAAATATATGGTAAAATAGTTGGGCGAGGTGTGGTTATGGATAATTTTGAATTTGAAAATAAGAAGAAAAAGAAGTTAAGAAAAGAACCGTTCTATATTGTTGGTTGTCTTTTATGTTTAGTGATAGGAGCAGGTGGTGGCTATTTCTATCGAGGCTCTCAAGAGAAGACGAATCAAAAAACATCACAGAGTTTGTATGATCAAATTTATAAAGCAATAGAAAGTGATTTTTTAGATACAACAGAAAGTGAGAACTCACTCAAGGATCGTATGTTATATGGTATGGTTGCAGCATTAGGTGATCCATATACTTCCTATTTAAGTACACAAGAAGCCCAGAGTCTAACAGATTCAATTAATGGATCTGTCCAAGGAATAGGAATTACCTTTTCAACAATATCAGTAGGTGGAGTTGTTTTGGCTGTATATAAAGGAACTCCAGCAGAACAGGCAGGACTTTTAAGTGGTGATATTATTACACATGTACAAGGAACTTCGGTTGCTGGGTATAGTTCTGAAAAGATTAAGAATGCAGTTTCTGGAGAAAGTGGTACTTCAGTAGCCTTAAAAGTTTTAAGGAATGGAAAATCTATAGATTTGACTGCGAAACGTGCAAGTGTTGAAACTTCATTAAGTTATGAAATCAGAACATCTGGCCAAGAGAAAATTGGTTATTTACAGATGACAACATTTGGTGAAGGAACAGCAGCATATGTTGAGGAAGCATTGAAAGCATTTCAAAAGGAGAATATTCAAACACTTGTTATTGATTTGAGAGATAATGGTGGCGGATATTTAAAGGCTGCTCAAGATATTTTGGATTTATTTATTGAAAAAGATAAAGTTTTGGTATCTACTCAGACTGTTTCAGGAAAAATAGAATCATTTAAGTCTACAGATATACAAAAATATCATTTTGAAAATGGCTATGTACTTTGTAATGGAGATACTGCTAGTGCATCAGAAGTTATGATTGGAGCATTGAAAGAATATTTAAATTATAAACTCGTAGGAACAAAAACATATGGTAAGGGAATTGCGCAAACGCAATTAACTTTATCTGATTCATCTGTTTTGAAATATACAAATGCAAAATGGTTAACACCAAATGGAAATAATATAAATGGTGAGGGATTTAAACCTGATTATGAAGTTAAGTCTCAATCTATCGATGATTTTCATATTGGGGAATTTAAGGGACCATATCAATATGATCAAGTTGATGATAATATCCAGTATATGCAGGAAATGTTAAAAGAGCTTGGATATAAAGTTGATAGAGTTGATGGATATTATTCAAAGGCAACAGAAGAGGCATTAAAAGCTTTTGAAAAGAGATATGGATTAGCGGTTAATGGTATATATGACAAAAATGATGCAACAATAGTATTAAGTGCATTGTTATATCATATTTATCAAGAATTAGAAGATGCACAG harbors:
- a CDS encoding metal-dependent transcriptional regulator; translation: MDLHESGEMYLETILMLKNKNQYVRSIDIANTMNFSKPSVSRAIKLLKESQLIIVDQKGYIDFTAEGRKIAENVYNRHTTLTQFLINLGVGEKQAEDDACRLEHIVSEETYQCIQKFLKEQS
- a CDS encoding S41 family peptidase, with translation MDNFEFENKKKKKLRKEPFYIVGCLLCLVIGAGGGYFYRGSQEKTNQKTSQSLYDQIYKAIESDFLDTTESENSLKDRMLYGMVAALGDPYTSYLSTQEAQSLTDSINGSVQGIGITFSTISVGGVVLAVYKGTPAEQAGLLSGDIITHVQGTSVAGYSSEKIKNAVSGESGTSVALKVLRNGKSIDLTAKRASVETSLSYEIRTSGQEKIGYLQMTTFGEGTAAYVEEALKAFQKENIQTLVIDLRDNGGGYLKAAQDILDLFIEKDKVLVSTQTVSGKIESFKSTDIQKYHFENGYVLCNGDTASASEVMIGALKEYLNYKLVGTKTYGKGIAQTQLTLSDSSVLKYTNAKWLTPNGNNINGEGFKPDYEVKSQSIDDFHIGEFKGPYQYDQVDDNIQYMQEMLKELGYKVDRVDGYYSKATEEALKAFEKRYGLAVNGIYDKNDATIVLSALLYHIYQELEDAQYLKVTELIK